A single genomic interval of Lathyrus oleraceus cultivar Zhongwan6 chromosome 7, CAAS_Psat_ZW6_1.0, whole genome shotgun sequence harbors:
- the LOC127103661 gene encoding NAD(P)H-quinone oxidoreductase subunit K, chloroplastic-like has translation ISRFDFDRYGLVPGSSPRQANLILTAGTVTMKMAPSLVRLYEQMPEPKYVIAMGACTITGGMFSTDSYSTVRGVDKLIPVDVYLPGCPPKPEAVIDVITKLRKKISREIDEDPISYQRENRSFTTNHKFYVGRSTHTGNSNQGLFYQPSSISEMTSDTFLKYKKVQYPATNEKVN, from the coding sequence ATTTCGCGATTTGACTTCGATCGTTATGGACTGGTACCAGGCTCTAGTCCTAGGCAGGCAAACCTCATTTTAACAGCGGGCACCGTAACTATGAAAATGGCTCCTTCTTTAGTTCGATTATATGAGCAAATGCCCGAACCAAAATATGTTATTGCTATGGGAGCCTGTACAATTACAGGAGGTATGTTCAGTACCGATTCTTATAGTACTGTTCGGGGCGTAGATAAGCTAATTCCTGTGGATGTCTATTTGCCAGGCTGTCCACCTAAACCGGAAGCTGTTATAGATGTTATAACAAAACTTCGTAAGAAAATATCTCGAGAAATCGATGAAGATCCAATTAGTTATCAACGAGAGAATAGGTCTTTTACTACCAACcacaaattttatgttggacgCAGTACTCATACCGGCAATTCTAATCAAGGATTATTCTATCAACCATCATCTATTTCAGAGATGACCTCTGACACATTTTTGAAATATAAAAAAGTTCAGTATCCTGCGACGAACGAAAAAGTGAATTAA